Proteins encoded in a region of the Flavobacterium sp. MDT1-60 genome:
- the tpx gene encoding thiol peroxidase, translated as MASITLGGNPIHTSGELPTVGSQLADFKLVQNDLSVASLSNFAGKKLVLNIFPSIDTGTCATSVRKFNESASNLENTTVLCISRDLPFAQKRFCGAEGLENVINLSDFQAGEFGKTNGLEIVDGPLAGLHSRAIIVVDANGKITHTEQVAEIANEPNYEAALAAL; from the coding sequence GGAGGAAATCCTATTCATACTTCAGGAGAATTACCAACAGTTGGATCACAACTAGCTGATTTCAAATTAGTACAAAACGATTTATCAGTAGCTTCATTAAGCAACTTCGCTGGTAAAAAATTAGTTTTAAATATTTTCCCAAGTATCGATACAGGAACTTGTGCAACTTCTGTTAGAAAATTCAACGAAAGTGCAAGCAACTTAGAAAACACAACTGTGCTTTGTATTTCAAGAGATTTGCCATTCGCTCAAAAACGTTTTTGTGGTGCAGAAGGTTTAGAAAATGTGATTAATCTATCAGATTTCCAGGCTGGAGAATTTGGTAAAACAAACGGTTTAGAAATCGTTGACGGACCCTTAGCAGGTTTACATTCAAGAGCAATTATTGTTGTTGATGCTAACGGAAAAATCACACACACAGAACAAGTTGCTGAAATTGCAAACGAACCAAATTACGAAGCAGCTTTAGCAGCACTATAA